Part of the Eleginops maclovinus isolate JMC-PN-2008 ecotype Puerto Natales chromosome 3, JC_Emac_rtc_rv5, whole genome shotgun sequence genome is shown below.
TGTAGTTCCTGACACGATAACAGGTCATCATtggaaaaaccaaaacacagcCTGAAGCCATACAGACAACGTGTCCTATTTTAAAGTAGAATTTGTCAAATCAATAAGCTAAATCACAAAAGCACCGCCAAAATCACAAGAACTTCAAAAGGACTTTCTAGTCTTATTTGAAGCATGTACTATTAACACAACTCAAAAACTCCTAACCTTGGTCAACACTCAACAGTGTGTGTCGCAGCTTCCCTTCTGCAGGCTGTAAAATGCGGTCAGAACGACTCTGTAGCATTCAGCTGTTTTTCAAAATCATTTCCGCACTCTGGCAGATGCTGAGCGCCACTCGGAGTGACTTCCTCCTGACATATCCCTGACACCTAAACCCTTtaacacaattttaaaagtGATTTGACTAATTGGAGATACTGGCTTAGGGGAGAATATTCAAGGCCAATTTCTGATTGGACTAACGGGTGTTAACTTTATGAAAACATTGTTGAACTTCTTGCAAGTTTAAGTCCTGATGCAAATCCAAACTTTGCCTCAGAAACTAAATGCTCGGCTGCTTTCAATGCGTGTGAAAGAGAGACTTTAAATAGTAGGTCTCTTTAGTTGGTCAATTCTACAGTCTGCCCTGCTgatttgtgatttcttttttgtgcTAGCTGTTTTAAACCAACAATAATGTCATTGACAGTCTGCCACTGTTTCCCTAAATTACTTCTGTGGTAAAAGAATAATGTAGTCAGTTGTCGGGTTTAGCAATGCTATCTATACTTCCTGAGCTGTTTGCATTCTGTGTTGTGCAAGTCTTGTGTGTCTGTACCTTTTTTGAAAGTGTAAGCAgtacaaggttttttttttttcatggtttaaattgcacatttgtaaatgtttgcatattttctcCACATTCTGCAGCTCTAACTCTCAcatgctgtttgtatttttgccACAGCTAATGAGTGCTGGAGTGGGTCAGTACCCATCTCTGTACTCCACGCCCGTTCACTCGGAGGCTGGCAAGTGGGACGCTCTGGTCAAAGCCAGTGAGAGTCTGCTGAAGGAGAAGGAGCTGATTATTGAGAGGCAAGTGTTTCTGATTTTACTGCCTGGGTGTGTGAGGGCAAGGGGATTGTTGTATCACTCTTTGATAATGATGACGAAACTGCTTTATTGCATTAAGATGTGATATAGTGTGAGAGAAATtggtaaatgtttttatgtttctcctCTAACCTCAGCTTTATACAGAGCTTTTTACAGTTCTCCACAATGTTGCAAATGTTATTCTTTTGCTTGAGTTGACAATCTTTTGACCTGATGCAGACAAAAGCAGCACATGACGCAGTTGGAGCAGCGTTTGAGGGAAAGCGAGCTGCAAGTCCACGGAGCCCTCCTGGGTCGAGGATCTTCCTATGGGGATATGTGTATGCTGAGGCTGCAGGTTAGTGAAAACATGCAGAAGCTCCCACGTCCAAACCGTCATTATCCTTACAAACAAATAACCCTTGAGAACTATCTTTGAAACTGAAGCATCACATGTTGGCTTTACAGGAGGCTCAGAGGGAGAATGCGTTCCTCCGGGCGCAGTTCACCGAACGCTCTGACTGCGTTGTGATGGAGAAAGCGGAGGCAGAGCGTAGACTGGGGGCAGTGGAGGCTGAGACACGGCGACTAACTGACAGCCTGAAGGAGACATGTGAGAGACATgcagaggagatgaagaaacaggaagagagggTGTGTGCTAACACTTCCTATCAAAGAGTGCTGAAATGAAAGTAGCATGAAGAAATGGCACTGAGAAGTTTAAAGGATGTTGTTTGAGTGGATTTTAATGgttaaaaactgaatttaaacaCTTGTATTTTGTTACAGTTACTAATGAGGAGAAGCTTTTATAATCCTGTGCAATTTCGAGCCAAGCAGCAGatattattataacattttaCAGGAAACTCTTTATTTCCCACAGCTGAGATGCTATTGATAGAATAGCTGGTACGCTCGGTACAAAAATAGATGAAAAGAAGCTGCTTATAACTGCATAACAAGTATCCTTTCATGGAGAGTATGAAAGTGACTCCCCTGAGGCTAAGGTCTGACTGTCACAAGTTATGAACGGggtgttttcttgttgttttgtcagcGTATTTCCCCACTAACCACATGTGCCTACTGATGCAGATCCGCAGTCGAGACAAGCACATCAACAACCTGAAGAAGAAGTGTCAGAAGGAGTCGGAGCTGAAGAGGGAGAACCAGCAGCGCATCGAGACTCTGGAGCGCTATCTCGCCGACCTGCCCACCTTAGAGGACTACCAGAGCCAGAACAAGCAGGTGGGGACGCTTCTGCTCAAGTTTCATCCATTCTTACTGGAACAAATGTACCCATCAATCATTAAATCCTGACGTGTGTTGTATCAGCTCGTCGAGGCTGAACAGCAGGCGGCTCAGCTACAAGAGACCGTACGAGATTTGGAGCTCTGTCTAGACACAACGCGCTCACAGCTACGAGAAAAAGACGCACAGCTGGATGAACAGAAACGCAGGGAGAGAGACCTGCTGACCACCATTACCgagtatgcacacacacacacacacacagtcttacAACAATGAGCCTTTTTCCAGTGAGCGTTGTATTCAGAATAATAAGAACCGTGCAtaatgtgtgttctgtgtttttgttttatcagtATGCAGCAGCGGGTTCAGCAGGGCCTGGAGGATGGCGCCAGACTGCCTTCAGTAGACATGGAGAAGCTCAGAGGAGAGAACACTGTTttgagagaggagcagcagagactCAAAAAGGTCCGTCGTGTGTCTTCTCTATAAAAGCTCATCTGGGTACACCATTATGCCTGAAATAGGTGTGGGACACCTATTTAGATACTCTTTGGACTGCTTttgcagcatttgtttttttattcaaataaagcaCCGTGGGTGTacagggaaaaaaataagacagAAGCAAAAACAATATCTCTGAAAAACTTAATTTCTCTGAAGGCATTCTgctttataatgtttttaaggCAACCTGTTCATCCGTTTGAAGTCATATTGGATAACCTGTGTCGTAGGTATTACTCAATGTTTACTAAGCTCTGTgctaaaaagaaaagggaatgCTTCTGgtagtaaacacacacacacacacacacatgctattTCCACGAAGCTAAGGTCACAGCCCACAGTCCTACAGCACAGGGAACGGGTGAAGTAACTTGATATTCTCTTTGCAGGTCATTGAGAAGCAGCACCGAATGATGGAACAGCTTGGCTCCCAGATCCAGGTCTGTACGCCTTCACAATGAGTCTCACTGATGTTTGTGGTCTCTTAGTGTTTGTGAGTTATTAAGggtttgtgtttgcaggcgTTAGAGGAGCAGATCTCTCAGGAAGAGAGCGGCTCTCAAGCTCTCCGAGAAGATGTGTTGGCCAAAGAGCAGAATGTGTTAGAGCTCCACACAGCCATGAAGGAGGTGAGACCATAATAGACtaatccaaaaaaaaaacaccctgtGTCTAAGTATGGCATGCAGAGAATCTGTGAGTCCTAAATGACCGTGTTCACAATTGCCTGACTGTTTTTGTCGCTCCTGACTGCTGTGTTCTAGCTGTCAGCCCAGAACCAGGAACTCATGGAGCAGAATCTGACCCTGCAGGAGCAGATGGGGGATCCAGGGCAGAGGAGCAGCAACCAGGCGTCCTCTGCCCTGCAGCCGGCCGGGGCTCGCCTCACTCAGAGGCTGCATGCAGAGATTAACTCATGCCTCAGTGACCTGCGCTCCCTGTGCAGCATCCTGACCCAGAGGGCCCAGGGACAGGACCCCAACATCTCCCTGCTGCTGGGCCTCACATGTAAGCCACTGCAGAGATTTTTATTCTTTCAATTATTTCAGGAAATCAGTGTTGcaggattttaaatatttcacacaatTGAAATTTAATCGTAATCAAAATAAGGGCTAATGCAATTTTCTATTTGCATGAAGCACAATAATTGTTACTGGAAAAGTATGAGTTATAAAGTGTTGTGGTGCCGTAGTGATGTTGGTGCCTACATTCATATTCTTCAGCCttaataaaatatctttgtCTGTTAGAGATCCTCTCAAAATGTAACTGATTACTTCAGATATATTTCAATGATCAATCCCTCCAATATCGTAAATCATATCCCAATTAACATATCGGTCAGAATAATagcaattagttattttttccaaatgattCAGCCCTAGCTCTAATTTAAGagtcatgtttttttccagcGCCCCCACCAGTGACCCTGCAGGACGAGGACTGGATGAAtccagaggtgctgcagaagaAGCTGGTCGAAGCTCAGCAGCTCCGTCGAGACGTGGAGGAACTACGCAATGTAATACTGGACCGGTACGCGCAGGACATGGGAGAAAACTGCATCACCCAGTAACCCTTCCACCCAGATGATACTTTTCCCCTTCCCCTCTGAAGCATCTAAAACAGGCTTGTCTTTCATGAGTAGTTACTGAATGTCACAAAGAGAACTGGATTTCCAATTTCATTAAATGAGGACAAAGGAAAGCCCAAATGGTTtagcttcttcttctctcgACTGATGTACGTCTTCCTGTAGCTCAGAATCCTCCCATCCCTCCGGTGAGTCCATCTATTTCAGTCCAAGGGCTAACGGAAAATAACTTACCTCTAATACTTGATCCTTTAGCATTGTGcgtgtgttttttgtattaatgatGAAAAGAATATTGTCGGTTACCAAACAGTCTTATACTTTTTGTTCCGCTCTAGTGGATAGCTATTTGTGTAGAAGTCCcacaaatataatttatttaaaactttaatTTCCCTCTCCAGGGGAATTATAACGAAGTGGTTGACAATCAACTGGAATATTTTAACCTGTGCTTTTAACAAGATTTACAAGTGAATGTTTCCAACATGCCATTATTTAAAATGGCGAATGCTGTAACATTGGACTCTGCTGTGAGGTATTGGACTTGATACTGAAGGGTTTAAAACCCAAACAGCTTCTCACACCAACAGGcctacaacatgttttattaccaAAGAAACTCTGGTCAGAGCAGTTGTGCAAGTCTGTGAATGTTTGCGAAcgcttctctctgctgcaggccTCGTTCTGACTGAACACCAACATGTGCCTTCCTGTCACGTCCGCAATGCTAGTTCATTTTAGACCAACCACAAAGAGCTGTTTGCAGCTGACTTTTCTCTCAGCGTATCAACCAGTGGGATATTCAATACATTCCCTGACTCTGAATGTAGCAGATAACTTTGGGACATCTCACAGAGCTTGTGGAGGCcctgaacatgtttttattttgttttgttcctggTAGAGAAAGTAAACTCTTTAGTGTGAGTGATCTTTGTAGTATCTGCCGAAAAGGTTTCTGTATATTTCAGGTTGATAATGACTGACTTGCAGAGTGAATAACTGTTTCATTAATGTGTGACTGAGAAACAGTATTAATCttcagtattatttattttgtattgtttgcatTGACAACTCAGTGTAAAAGCCTCCCAATGCGTTGCTGTAATAATGTGCTGATGTGTTTTGAGCAAGCTTGTGTAAAGGTCCCATGAAGTGGCATTAGATTGTAATTTTCTCCCGTGGTGTTTCATGTTAGATGTCTGATGGCTAATGATTGTCAGCGGTCACTGAGGGATCTTCAGCTTCTTCAGGTCAAAGAATGTTTTAATCCCATGTGAGGATGATGGGAGGGGTTGGCTGGTTCACCCCTAAATCCCACATCACATTGTACTGGATGGAGTTTTATATTTGAGTGCAGGATtagccatttaaaaaagaaaagtttgacaCTTTACAGGAAAAAAGGGAttttaatataaacatatgcaACAGTGAGTTTTCTGACGTATGATACAGATCAACACCCAGGGACACACACAAGCCATTATTCATTTCATGGGACCTTTTTAGAAACTTGAGTAGCACAAGTTGTCTCTTTGGAAAGTCCAGCTCCGCATGCCTTAACATCTCAAACGTTttgcaaaaagggaaaaagatgtttatattttcatacTTTGGTCcttgtttgtatttgcatattttagaaataaagattttcaacattttgccatgtgtttcaatttgtttttaatgtatttgatttaaaacaatataactACAAGTATTTTCATACCTTCTGTGCAGAAACGCACAAGTTCCAGCTTTTAATGACTAATGATGTAGTGATCCAATATACTGGATTTGTACCAGCCGTGAAGTGTTTTACGAGCAGATCGGGAATGGACCATGACGGGAACTATTACTCGTACTGTTTCCTTGGCCAgtgaaaaaatgttgtttccGGTATTGGTTACATGCATTCAGTCACGCTGGACCACCCACTTTCAGAGACATGGAAATCCCTGTCCTCATGTTACGTAACATGAAATGATCCCAGGCAGGGGTTAGGGTGCCTGCTGGTTCACTTTCCTGCCTTACTGGGATGCTTgcataaaacaaagcaaacattaaGGTAACTAAACAGCTGTGCTCTTCGACGAGCCAACATTTCTGCTACGAAAAAAAAGGCTAATGCATAACCTTtcatcatattattttattgacttcaGTCAGTGAATGAGGCTGCTGTTGCCTCTTCCGCAGCAGCAGAGAAGCATTAGTCGTGAGGCCACCTGTTCGGAGCGTCTGGCGGTCGTCATCGTAGCGGCGCTGTGGGTACGCACTGATGATGTCATAACCAGTGAGACCACCCCCTCTGTAATGCAAGAAATATAATTGTCACATGCATGGATGTACTCAAAGATGATGTACAGATGTTTTGTCAGTGCAGGAGGGCGAGGGGCTCACCTGTGTTTGTCCAGATACTGCCGCAGATGGCCGATTGTTTCTGAGAAGCACATTTTCAGTACGTAAGTATGATTCCCGTCTTCTGACTTCACTTTCATTGTGATGACATCACTGGGGGAAGAAGGCCGCTCAGAACTAGACGTCTGCATTCTAGAGGGGAAAAACAACCGTTTAATATTCATGACATGCAGGATAAGCCAGCTGCAGTGCAAGGCATACAATTCAAAACCCACATGATATTGTACTAATGACCCAGACTGGCCTGAGGCTCCTCTACCAGGGCTTTCCATGCTGACCTGACCTATTTTCCAATTCAGTGTATACAGTAATCTTGGCAATCAGATGCTGTGGCCAAATCAGTATTTCAATCAGCCTTTACATCATGTAGTAGGTTCTTGGATCCAGTCATTCCTTTAACCCCATATAACCCTGCCTTTTCTCCAGATTTCTACATGGTTGTAATGCCAAATAAATGTActggatgtaaaaaaaaaatcag
Proteins encoded:
- the cep85 gene encoding centrosomal protein of 85 kDa isoform X1, which codes for MTTSHRYIDSKPVDWFADMEWQTPAVSEKFQSRFGRRPGTADSGDTGLGTSTSDSTEDFCSSSSSPSFQPIRSQIPIPTAHVMPSTAGAPASKPKPCVQEGSLSSVEGHRSSSGSRTTSGSTSKSSSSLSKSASSPNLDAPTGVAGEHAGPDCLSRYRSLVNGLDHSLFPSDHTRMDEGQRFDTPAVEPTLNQSALLGGLCPDVRLRLQASGIRDTPDCVSEAYRGSMEHSYKVLPEARSGVPSTAEASNQRASQPGAAGPAGVYASSLSLQTQALLREHAGAKGYEPLRQERCGELSSWQQQQQQKQQLESLRLQVEQMQLMSAGVGQYPSLYSTPVHSEAGKWDALVKASESLLKEKELIIERQKQHMTQLEQRLRESELQVHGALLGRGSSYGDMCMLRLQEAQRENAFLRAQFTERSDCVVMEKAEAERRLGAVEAETRRLTDSLKETCERHAEEMKKQEERIRSRDKHINNLKKKCQKESELKRENQQRIETLERYLADLPTLEDYQSQNKQLVEAEQQAAQLQETVRDLELCLDTTRSQLREKDAQLDEQKRRERDLLTTITDMQQRVQQGLEDGARLPSVDMEKLRGENTVLREEQQRLKKVIEKQHRMMEQLGSQIQALEEQISQEESGSQALREDVLAKEQNVLELHTAMKELSAQNQELMEQNLTLQEQMGDPGQRSSNQASSALQPAGARLTQRLHAEINSCLSDLRSLCSILTQRAQGQDPNISLLLGLTSPPPVTLQDEDWMNPEVLQKKLVEAQQLRRDVEELRNVILDRYAQDMGENCITQ
- the cep85 gene encoding centrosomal protein of 85 kDa isoform X2, with the protein product MPSTAGAPASKPKPCVQEGSLSSVEGHRSSSGSRTTSGSTSKSSSSLSKSASSPNLDAPTGVAGEHAGPDCLSRYRSLVNGLDHSLFPSDHTRMDEGQRFDTPAVEPTLNQSALLGGLCPDVRLRLQASGIRDTPDCVSEAYRGSMEHSYKVLPEARSGVPSTAEASNQRASQPGAAGPAGVYASSLSLQTQALLREHAGAKGYEPLRQERCGELSSWQQQQQQKQQLESLRLQVEQMQLMSAGVGQYPSLYSTPVHSEAGKWDALVKASESLLKEKELIIERQKQHMTQLEQRLRESELQVHGALLGRGSSYGDMCMLRLQEAQRENAFLRAQFTERSDCVVMEKAEAERRLGAVEAETRRLTDSLKETCERHAEEMKKQEERIRSRDKHINNLKKKCQKESELKRENQQRIETLERYLADLPTLEDYQSQNKQLVEAEQQAAQLQETVRDLELCLDTTRSQLREKDAQLDEQKRRERDLLTTITDMQQRVQQGLEDGARLPSVDMEKLRGENTVLREEQQRLKKVIEKQHRMMEQLGSQIQALEEQISQEESGSQALREDVLAKEQNVLELHTAMKELSAQNQELMEQNLTLQEQMGDPGQRSSNQASSALQPAGARLTQRLHAEINSCLSDLRSLCSILTQRAQGQDPNISLLLGLTSPPPVTLQDEDWMNPEVLQKKLVEAQQLRRDVEELRNVILDRYAQDMGENCITQ